The genomic interval TACGCCAAGATCACTGTCATCAAGCGCGACACAAAGCTCGGGGGAAAGGCCCAGCCGGTGGGCGCCCTCGATATATACATGGGGCGCCGGCTTTCCTCGGCTGACCTGATCGACCCCAACCACAGCATTGACCCGATCGAAGAGACCCGCTCGCCTGAGCTTCCACTCCGCTTTCGCCGTCACACTGTTCGTCGCAATCGAGCGAGGAAGGCCATGGGCGTCGAGGGCATCGAAGAACCTGTGAACGCCTGGTCGAAGCGGCATCTCGTCCTGCATGTGGCGATCGATGATCCCGTTCCACGCCTCCTCCAACGCAACACTGTCGAGATACGCACCGAGTTCATGGTTGATAAGGCGGGTGGCTTCATCATGGTCAAGCCCGACAAGCCGATGAAAGAAACCCTGCTCAACAGCGTAGCCGAATTCTCGCAGGACCTCGGGACCTGTTTGCGCCTGCAGGCGCTCGGTGTCCAAAAGCAGCCCGTCCAGGTCGAGAACAACGCCTGCAAATGTCAAAGCCATTGTATGCTCTTTCGATAGCGGCGGTCGGATCAGTGATCAACAACTGACCCCAGGTCGCTCACGAGCTTCCTCGTCGGCCTCAGAGACGTTCGCCAGGCCTGAGGTGAGACCTTTACCAGATACTCTAGTCGGTAACGATTCCCGACCGATGTCGGCCGCCTCCTCGCGCTCCGGAGACGACCCGGTTTATTGGTAGAGCCGTGCCTTTTCTCTCACAGACGCGGATTACTTGTTCATCGCGTCCTTGAGCGCCTTTGCCGGCTGAAAGGTCAACTTCTTCGCGGCAGCCACCTTGATCGTCGCGCCGGTTGCGGGATTACGCGCATCGCGCTCCGGCGTTTCCTTGACCTTGAACTTCCCAAACTGGGGGATTGAAGTCTCGGCGCCCGACGTTGCTGCAGCAGCAACAGCCGCGAAAACAGCCTCGACTATGGTCTTGCTCTGCGCCTTCGTCAGACCGTAGTCGGTTGCGATCTTGTCGGCGATTTCATTGGTGGTGGTCATGATAGAACCCTCATTATGTCCGCGGAAACATTTCCACCGGATCGCTCCATTGTCACGGCTCGGCGGGTGCGCGATCCAGACAATCATATTCATTTTCCACAGCTTGCTGACCGGCGACGGATCTTTCCGGCAGCTGGCGCCACCCCACACGCTTTTTGGAGCTCCTTGAAACAGCGGCACGAGGCTGTATTCAGCCCCTGCGGCAACGCTTATGCACTGGCATTTATCTCTGCAAGGATGTAATGGCGCATGAAAGACATTCGAAGGTCATGATGGAAGAGACGGTCCAAATCGGAAGCCGTGGCGACTTTGGGCTCTGGGCGATTGAAGTTGCCAAGCAGATTGTCGGCGAGCAAGGCTTCGACCTTGCCAAGGCGGCACGTGACGGCACGGAGGATGATGTCCGTGCTGCCGGCAACGCTTTGGGCCAGGCGATCACAAATGCGCTGCTCGAAGTCTATGACGGGCTGCTGCAGGAAGCTCCCGCGGACGCGACGTAAGACTTCACCGCTTCTCGGCGCTGGCCCGGAATAACACATTCAGCTTTACGCACGCCTTCATGTCCTCACGCCGAAACCAGATCGCGCGCCCGCATCTGAGCGGTGCATTTCCGGCGGTGAACACGATCTGCTCGTCAGCCCGCATACGAAGAACTTCATGTGGCTGGATCAATGGTCGCGCGGCCAACTGCTTCGAGCGTGTGCGCGAAGAACCCTTGGACTGGAAACTGCGGCTGACCTGATCGATCTCGACCGTGGTCATGCCGCAGCGTCGGGAAATATAATCGGCCGTTTCCGGATCGTTGATCGCGGCGAAGGAAATCCAGCTCGCGCTCTCGAACCACTTGCTGGCTGCGTCCCGCCCGCCATAGGTCTCGCGCATCTGCCCGATCGACTGATAGATCATGGTGAGCATGATCCCGTACTTGCGGCCGGCATCTCGGGCGGTCTCGAGGATCCGCATGTAACCGAGGCGCGCCACCTCATCGAGGAGGAAGAGCGCCCTGCCCTCCATCTCGCCATTGCGGTTGTAGATTGCGTTCAGGAACGAGCCGATGATGACGCGTGCCAGGCCGGCATGGGTCTCCAATGTCTTGAGATCGATGTTGATGAAGACGTCTGTGTTTCCTTCAGCAATATCGCTTGTCGTGAACGTCGTTCCAGAAACCAGCGCCGCGTAGTTCAGGTAGGAAAGCCAGTGCGTTTCCTTCACCGCATTGGCGTAGACGCCCGAGAAGGTTTCGGGGGTCATGTTCACGAAGGCCGCAACGTTTTCCTTCACGAAGTCCGAGTTCGAATTGTGGTAGATCGACTGGAGGCGTTCGCGCAGCTTGGGTTCCGGCTCGGAGAGGTTCTTGCGCACCTGGCGCAGCGTCTGCTCGGGCTCCCTGGTGTGACCGGAGAGGCAAACGTCGGCGATGAGTGCCGTCAGCAACTGCAGAGCCGAGGCGCGGAAGAAGTCGTCGCGCACGCCACGCGCGCCGCCGCTGTCGCTCATGATCCACGAGGCAACCGAAGCAATATCCTCCTCCTTGGTTCCGCCGAAACGCCCGATCCAGTCGAGCGCGTTGAAGCCGATTTCCGAGTTCTTCGGGTCGAGGACGAAGACGTCGCGGTTGGCACCGCCTCGGTGTTTTGAGACCATAGGCGCGACCTCGTTCGAAGGATCGAGGACGACAAGGGCGCCGCCCCATTTGAGCGCGGTCGGGATCGTGACAGACGTCGTCTTGAAGCCGCCGGAGCCTGCGAAGACGATGCCGTGCGACGGGCCGAACGAGCCGTCGAAACATAGAAGCGGCGCCTTGCCGCCGGCGCCCCACGTCTCGGCGCTGTCGGCGCGAAACGACTGTGCCGCCACGCTATCCTTGTCGACGCAGTAGCGCTCGCCGATCACGATGCCGCCACGCTCCGGAAACAGCTTTTCCGCTTCCGGTAGTTTCATCCACTCAGCCTCGCCGTACAGTGCCCGCTTTCCATAGATACGCTTCGGTTCGGCTTTGGCGAAGGCCGCGTTGCCGGCGATCACCACCCGCAAGCCGAAGAGCGCCGACATCAGCGCCGCGCAGACGCCGATCGTCGTCGCCGGATCGACATAGGAGAAGATGGACTTTCCCCCCGGAACCTGTCCAGCGAATGCGGACAACCTGACGAATTCGCGCATTGCAGCGATCAGGATCGTCGCTGTCGCTCCGGCGAGGACGCCCCATCCTGCCGTTCTGATCCTCGCCGAGCCGGCGCTGGCGAACATGAAGACGATGCCGAGCAGTGCCGCGACGAGATAGGGCAGAGCGATGCCGGCGCGGCCGAGTGTCTGCTGCGCGGCCTCCGATTTTCCGAAAACGGGCAGCCAGTTTTCGGTCCCCGTCATACCGA from Sinorhizobium terangae carries:
- a CDS encoding HAD family hydrolase codes for the protein MTFAGVVLDLDGLLLDTERLQAQTGPEVLREFGYAVEQGFFHRLVGLDHDEATRLINHELGAYLDSVALEEAWNGIIDRHMQDEMPLRPGVHRFFDALDAHGLPRSIATNSVTAKAEWKLRRAGLFDRVNAVVGVDQVSRGKPAPHVYIEGAHRLGLSPELCVALDDSDLGVRSAIAAGISTVIQVPDMTPSRERLAHHQVDSLDDALCLLGLGDKPGDSATGRHGK
- a CDS encoding HU family DNA-binding protein translates to MTTTNEIADKIATDYGLTKAQSKTIVEAVFAAVAAAATSGAETSIPQFGKFKVKETPERDARNPATGATIKVAAAKKLTFQPAKALKDAMNK
- the traG gene encoding Ti-type conjugative transfer system protein TraG, encoding MTRIVLFLAPCALMLLVIIGMTGTENWLPVFGKSEAAQQTLGRAGIALPYLVAALLGIVFMFASAGSARIRTAGWGVLAGATATILIAAMREFVRLSAFAGQVPGGKSIFSYVDPATTIGVCAALMSALFGLRVVIAGNAAFAKAEPKRIYGKRALYGEAEWMKLPEAEKLFPERGGIVIGERYCVDKDSVAAQSFRADSAETWGAGGKAPLLCFDGSFGPSHGIVFAGSGGFKTTSVTIPTALKWGGALVVLDPSNEVAPMVSKHRGGANRDVFVLDPKNSEIGFNALDWIGRFGGTKEEDIASVASWIMSDSGGARGVRDDFFRASALQLLTALIADVCLSGHTREPEQTLRQVRKNLSEPEPKLRERLQSIYHNSNSDFVKENVAAFVNMTPETFSGVYANAVKETHWLSYLNYAALVSGTTFTTSDIAEGNTDVFINIDLKTLETHAGLARVIIGSFLNAIYNRNGEMEGRALFLLDEVARLGYMRILETARDAGRKYGIMLTMIYQSIGQMRETYGGRDAASKWFESASWISFAAINDPETADYISRRCGMTTVEIDQVSRSFQSKGSSRTRSKQLAARPLIQPHEVLRMRADEQIVFTAGNAPLRCGRAIWFRREDMKACVKLNVLFRASAEKR